Proteins encoded by one window of Sciurus carolinensis chromosome 12, mSciCar1.2, whole genome shotgun sequence:
- the Gorab gene encoding RAB6-interacting golgin isoform X2, with the protein MEEKNKRKKALLAKAIAERSKRTQAETMKLKRIQKELQALDDMVSADIGILRNRIDQASLDYSYAQKRFDRAEAEYITAKLDLQRKTEIKEQLTEHLCTIIQQNELRKAKKLEELMKQLDVQADEETLELEVEVERLLREQEAEAGKHEALGERSCQSAEESAKEDRKPQEQSASLEVDKQRGSSSSFPHLSPDCPNQGVNDVPTSLAT; encoded by the exons atggaagaaaaaaataaacgtAAGAAAGCTCTTTTGGCTAAAGCAATTGCAGAAAG ATCTAAAAGAACTCAGGCAGAGACCATGAAATTAAAGCGGATCCAGAAGGAGTTGCAGGCTTTAGATGACATGGTATCTGCTGACATTGGAATCCTCAGGAACCGGATCGATCAGGCCAGCCTGGACTATTCATATGCACA GAAGCGATTTGACAGGGCTGAAGCTGAGTACATTACAGCAAAGCTAGATCTGCAGCGAAAGACTGAGATAAAGGAGCAACTCACTGAGCACCTTTGCACAATCATACAGCAGAACGAGCTTCGGAAAGCCAAGAAGTTGGAGGAGCTGATGAAGCAGCTGGATGTGCAAGCTGATGAGGAGACCTTGGAACTCGAGGTAGAGGTGGAAAGACTGCTTCGTGaacaggaagcagaagcagggaAGCATGAGGCCCTTGGAGAGAGGTCATGTCAGTCTGCTGAGGAGAGTGCCAAAGAGGACAGAAAGCCACAGGAGCAGTCTGCTTCCCTGGAGGTAGACAAACAGCGTGGAAGTTCTAGCAGCTTCCCCCATTTGAGTCCAGACTGCCCAAACCAAGGGGTTAATGATGTGCCAACTTCTCTGGCCACATGA
- the Gorab gene encoding RAB6-interacting golgin isoform X1, with product MAQGWAGFSEEELRRLKQNKDPFEPQRRLPGKKTRQQLQREKALLEQSQKLGLQDGPGSLPLEQLLSAPKQRLNTQEPHSPSPTLPSPLTVPSPAGDGKPQGIKSQGREPGLENSHGGHKKVELLPPKPDCKLEKKKMELQEKSRWEVLQQEQRLMEEKNKRKKALLAKAIAERSKRTQAETMKLKRIQKELQALDDMVSADIGILRNRIDQASLDYSYAQKRFDRAEAEYITAKLDLQRKTEIKEQLTEHLCTIIQQNELRKAKKLEELMKQLDVQADEETLELEVEVERLLREQEAEAGKHEALGERSCQSAEESAKEDRKPQEQSASLEVDKQRGSSSSFPHLSPDCPNQGVNDVPTSLAT from the exons ATCCATTTGAACCACAACGCCGTCTCCCTGGGAAGAAAACTCGACAACAACTTCAGCGAGAAAAAGCCCTTCTAGAACAAAGCCAGAAACTTGGACTTCAAGATGGACCAGGCTCATTACCTCTGGAGCAGCTGCTTTCTGCTCCAAAACAGAGACTTAACACTCAAGAACCACATTCTCCCTCCCCTACTCTTCCTAGTCCTCTTACAGTCCCCTCTCCTGCTGGTGATGGAAAACCACAGGGTATTAAAAGTCAGGGAAGGGAACCAGGACTTGAGAATTCCCATGGTGGTCACAAGAAAGTTGAGCTCCTACCTCCAAAGCCAGATTGCaaattggagaaaaagaaaatggaatt GCAAGAAAAATCTCGTTGGGAAGTCCTCCAACAGGAACAGCgactaatggaagaaaaaaataaacgtAAGAAAGCTCTTTTGGCTAAAGCAATTGCAGAAAG ATCTAAAAGAACTCAGGCAGAGACCATGAAATTAAAGCGGATCCAGAAGGAGTTGCAGGCTTTAGATGACATGGTATCTGCTGACATTGGAATCCTCAGGAACCGGATCGATCAGGCCAGCCTGGACTATTCATATGCACA GAAGCGATTTGACAGGGCTGAAGCTGAGTACATTACAGCAAAGCTAGATCTGCAGCGAAAGACTGAGATAAAGGAGCAACTCACTGAGCACCTTTGCACAATCATACAGCAGAACGAGCTTCGGAAAGCCAAGAAGTTGGAGGAGCTGATGAAGCAGCTGGATGTGCAAGCTGATGAGGAGACCTTGGAACTCGAGGTAGAGGTGGAAAGACTGCTTCGTGaacaggaagcagaagcagggaAGCATGAGGCCCTTGGAGAGAGGTCATGTCAGTCTGCTGAGGAGAGTGCCAAAGAGGACAGAAAGCCACAGGAGCAGTCTGCTTCCCTGGAGGTAGACAAACAGCGTGGAAGTTCTAGCAGCTTCCCCCATTTGAGTCCAGACTGCCCAAACCAAGGGGTTAATGATGTGCCAACTTCTCTGGCCACATGA